One Antennarius striatus isolate MH-2024 chromosome 9, ASM4005453v1, whole genome shotgun sequence genomic window, TCCGCTCAGCATTCTAGCCAATCACATTTGAGTGGTTGCCCGTTTAAAGCCGCGCGCGTGTGTTTGTTGACATCTGGGTCTCAGTGCGGAGGTCAGCCGGACGGGGTAAGCAGGAAGACTGACTTCTATCGCGAAACAAACGATCGTGTCGCTTCCTGACGTTAAACATTCATCTGTATATCTGCTTTTTCTGGTCAGTAACATGTCCACTGTTTCATTTGTAGCTTCTTTAACTAACGTCTTGACCTAACGTCTTCCCCGTGCTTGGATTTTTCATTCGTTTCTgatcttattatttatctttacaCTAGCCAGCTTTTCTTAACACTCTCTTTCGGTAGTTTCTATTTGCGATAACCGGATAAAGATGACTAAAACCACGACAGCAGGACAAAGGAAAGGTGTTCTCGGAGAGATTACCAACTTCTCTGCAGCAGCCGTCAATTTAAAGGTAACGTTATGAAAGAGATGTGCAGTTTCTGGTAATCACACATTAAACCGAAACACTTAGAGAAAAGCTACATTATATGAGCTCAAAAATGCAGATTATGTCAGACTTAAATTAATGCTTGTGTTTTTGCAAACTCAATTGAATAGACTCGACTGGTTTCTATTTTACGTTCATTGTATcttaatacaaatacaaagtcgactttattgtcaaatgtaccatacatgcacgacatacagcacagatgaaattgcagttctCTCAGAAAGTATGgcacaaaacacaaagtaaatatttttatacactctctaatcccTTAAGGGGAAAGTGACGTGTGCCGTTCCCTGAGTTGACCTTGTCTCAGATGTGACTATTAACCAGTTATGatctgaaaatagaaatgtacTGACAAATCACTTCCCATTTCTGACAAAAACACTATTTGACATGTTTCCTCAGAGGAAAGTGGTGCATCCAGTAGTCCAGGTCCAAGCAGATGTGGATCCTCACCCTGCCGTATCTGAGGATCCGGCTGACGTCTCCatgaaggaggagcaggagccaTTCCAGGCTTTCTCTGAGGTGCTGCTCTCTGTGGAAGATGTTGATGAGCATGATACAGATGTGCTACATCTTTGCTCACAATATGTCAAAGAAATCTACAACTATTTGCACTTTCTGGAGGTAAGTTTATTCCCTTTATCCTTCAGACTTGGAATTATTTATTTGGTATTCATCTGCGTTTGTTTCCACAGAAGCAACAGAGTGTACAAGCAAACTACATGCAAGGTTATGAAATCACTGAACGCATGCGAGCTATTCTCGTTGACTGGCTGATCCAGGTTCACTCCAAgttccagctgctgcaggagactCTGTACCTTACAGTTGCCATCGTGGACCGTTTTCTCCAGGTAAGAATaatctagattttttttcccttgggTTTTCGTTTACCATGTGTGACGCTCCTTGCTTTGCTGCAGGTCCAAAAGGTTTCTAGCAGAAAGCTGCAGCTTGTTGGTGTTGCAGCAATGCAGGTGGCCTGTAAATATGAGGAGACGTATTGTCCAGAGGTTGGAGACTTCACCTATATCACAGACAATGCATTTACAAAGTCTCAGATTGTGGAAATGGAGTGGGAGATTTTGAGGAGCCTCAAGTTTCAGCTTggatgtcctctttcattacactTCCTCAGACGTGCTTCCAAGGTGGCCAAAGTGAGTGCATGCATGTTAGACACGCTCTTGTATTTAAAaattaccaacaaaaaaaaatttacccAGATGCGAATCTGTGCACATGAGTCATCTTCTGTCTGACTCATGTACACATGTAAATCttttattcaaaacaaaaacagaagcaaagCGTATTTTCAattgtcagacaaaaaaaagcaagtcAACCATTCTGCCTTGCTGAGGTCTGACTGTTGGCCTGTGGGTCACTGACTGGTTATCCTTGCTCTAGGTGGCTACATGCCACCACATTTTGCCCTCTTGAGAACATTTGAAAGGCTTTAGTGCTCAGAGGCTTTGTTGTGTACGATTTTGTAAGAATGGGTGCTGTGTTTTCaccatacattttttttacagtgtgatGCAACGAGCCACACACTAGCCAAGTATCTGATGGAGCTGACCCTCATCGACTACAACATGGTGCACTATCGGCCCTCTGAGATTGCCGCTGCTTCCCTGTGTCTCACCCAGCTGCTCTTTGATGGCCTGCCATGGGTGGGTTTACTGGAAATCAAACAACTAGTTTTAATGACTGTAGTTTTCTGCTGTAGCAACATGGCATAATTGGGCTGTTTCTTCAGTCTTCTACACAGCAGCACTACTCCACGTATGATGAGGTCCATTTGAAGCCAATTATGCAGCACATCGCCAAGAATGTTGTGATGGTGAATGAAGGGAAGTCAAAGTTCATGGTGAGTGTGGATGACAAGCaagattattgatttattgattttagaTAACAACAAATGAATTTTAATGCTTTGTACCATTCAgactgtgaaaaacaaattctCAAGCAGCAAGTTGATGAGGATCAGCCTCATCCCTCAGCTTAAGTCACCTATCATCAAAAACATGGCAGCTGCAGCGCTCAACAACCTTTGAAGCAGACTTCTCACTTCTCAAAGATATTAGCTTGATGTTTATGcttcaacttgtttttttttggaagtttgtggaaaaaaagcagttttttataaaaaatttaaagttgATTAAATTTTTTATCGTCATTCCTAAGAATTTCTCGTTAGACTGCAGCACGCGTTTCACGTCCGAAGACGGTAGCAGGTGGAAATGGAGGCACAAGACCAAAGGTTTGAAAGAGCTGCATTATGgatgttttgattttaaaattttgttttacatgttgTAGATTGTAGTACAGTCGCACTTACACAATTATGACTGGGAAAACACAACTATTAACGTGTTCAGTTGATAAAATATGGATTACAATTCTGATTGGCAACAACTTTTAATGAATGATATGAGTTGCATAGGGTTCGTTAAAAAATGATTGGTATGCTGTACTGTAATTGGCAAGGTAATGATGATTACaaacaaattcaacaaattAGACAGGAGATCTTGACTGTAATTTTACATCTCAtgggaaatactgtatgtcagccCTAAATTGACAAAAAGACAGTAGAAACTTTACTGAACATGGATGTTTCATAATTAgattgaataaattatttaaactttttctaAATATTATCAGCATTTGAGTAGAGCTAATTATAacgttttatatttttttcattgcagttgtaaaaactatttttgacAAAATATGTTGATAGGagttttaaatattgtattaAATATTCTtagtattttaatataattaaaatttagTCTTTGCTGATAACAATTTTagtactgttgttttttttttttgtttttttttcagattttgtcTTCTGCGATTTTTAGCGATTGACTGGCATTTGTGCATTAGTTCCACTATCAATTCAAAATCAGTTTGCATACCAGTGAAAGGTCTCATTGTGTAGTTTTTATCACATGACCTGCTGGTGGCGCTGGAGGTCTGTGGACCACGGCGGTGTGTGCGGGTGGAGGAAGCCGCCTGTTGGTGGTGTTCTAGGCTTAAGTCTCGGAGGGATGGGGCCGTCTTCCTCGATGACCCTGCACCGTTTGTGAGAGAACCATTCGAGTGGCTGAACGATGCACACAAGAAACACGACTTTTCAAGCGAAAATTCAGTAATGGTGCTGCTAAGTATGGAGTACCACCTCCCTTGTGGAACGAACCGTCTTTACGCTGATGTGTGAAGACAGTGACTTTTTAAAAGCTTAAGATTTGCTttctactttgttttttttttttaaagccgtTTGCGTTGATAGACACATCTGCAATGATGCGGACTGTGGAGTGGGGAAGAACCGCTGCGATAGGAATCTACCTTTTGGGATACCTTGTCTCCGGAGCTGTCACCAAAACATTAGCGGGGGACACTACAGCAGAGGGTAAAAGTTGTTTTCACATGGTTTTATTCACTCGTTTTATCCGAGGTGAATCGGATTAGCTTGGTATTTTGGTGGCTAATGGAGCCGCTAGCCTGGATTGATGCTGATGTGACCAAAACTTCACGCTagctagctaacattagcacgtTAGCTAGTGAAAGAAAGCACAAAAAGTTAGCCGCcgtgtttttttatattaattattttttttaaaaatctaaactgAATTTACACACTAGTGTAAAAGCATTACTCAATGGGTTTTGTATGCATATATGTGGACAATAGTTGTGATCAGTGACAGAAAACATGCTCTCATAGGGAGAGAGTCCAGCTGCTgtgatttgtcattttaatcGTCGTTACACTACAGCAAACAGTCTTTCTGTGTTGAAGGGTTGAGAGAAACCACCTGGATCAGAGTCACACTTTAAACTAAACCTGTCTGCTCCAGTACATCTGATcacctttcttctttttctcttccttttttattattatcaagaAGTCAAGTCTGGAAAATGTCagtaaataattgaaataatgcTAATTTCtgagaacccagacagacaatttcactttgatttttgatttttctaacGGTGTTAAGTAACTTTAGCTGCTACCTTTTTGATATTCATTGAAACCATTTGTTAGCTTAAGTTTACTTTTAGTATGAAAagttttcaatttaatttccaTTCACCATTAATCTTACtactttttttgtaaatgagaAACATTAGATCTGGCTACATGTCTGGCTAATATAATAAAGGGATTTTAATTCCTTAAGTTTTAAAGCCAGTGCCATTATTCTGAGAGACTAAAGGATAAAGATCAGTCATACCACAAATGCACACAGAACTTAAATGACTTTTCAGTATTCAGGTTACACTTACCCTTCAATTTAACTTTATTCTGGGAATTATATTTTTCTCAGATGCACGCATTTCCGATGCACTGGAGgattgtattttaattattttttgtggtaGGCCATTATataaatttcccacaatgtgGGTGGGACTATATTTTGGTTTTCACTTCAGTTTTAGTAAACAGAGAAGTATTCATATAAACATACAATAAATGT contains:
- the LOC137601686 gene encoding G2/mitotic-specific cyclin-B2-like encodes the protein MTKTTTAGQRKGVLGEITNFSAAAVNLKRKVVHPVVQVQADVDPHPAVSEDPADVSMKEEQEPFQAFSEVLLSVEDVDEHDTDVLHLCSQYVKEIYNYLHFLEKQQSVQANYMQGYEITERMRAILVDWLIQVHSKFQLLQETLYLTVAIVDRFLQVQKVSSRKLQLVGVAAMQVACKYEETYCPEVGDFTYITDNAFTKSQIVEMEWEILRSLKFQLGCPLSLHFLRRASKVAKCDATSHTLAKYLMELTLIDYNMVHYRPSEIAAASLCLTQLLFDGLPWSSTQQHYSTYDEVHLKPIMQHIAKNVVMVNEGKSKFMTVKNKFSSSKLMRISLIPQLKSPIIKNMAAAALNNL